A single Curtobacterium sp. MCJR17_020 DNA region contains:
- a CDS encoding FAD-binding protein, giving the protein MRSTASELNWSGTVTYTAEQVLRPGSIDEAAEVVARSPRVHGLGTRHSFNDSADAPGVLLDLTAIPTDLVVDPERRTATLGAGTRYGVVAPDLDRAGFALHNMGSLPHISVGGAVATGTHGSGTTLGSLTTAVRSLELLGPDGSLRTVDRTDPAFPGTALHLGLFGIVTRVTLDLEPTYRMRQDSYGPFPWSTFTDHVAAVHAAGYSVCAYTVFGDEISEALVKSRVPDGADDVAVPDDLFGAPRLPGSPGDGHHTARDGSVGPWWDRLPHFPIESVPSHGSEVQSEHFVPLRHAAAALDALRGLADRIQPHLHVCELRTMAADDLWLSPTQGEDVLCIAFTWQKHPEAVAALLPDLEARLAPFDGRPHWGKMSSLDGDAIAQLYPRVADVRELIARADPDRTFASAFGERVLRA; this is encoded by the coding sequence ATGCGGTCGACGGCGAGCGAACTGAACTGGTCCGGCACGGTCACCTACACGGCCGAACAGGTGCTCCGACCGGGCTCGATCGACGAAGCGGCCGAGGTGGTCGCACGCTCCCCCCGGGTGCACGGGCTCGGCACCCGGCACTCGTTCAACGACTCCGCCGACGCCCCGGGGGTCCTGCTCGACCTGACCGCGATCCCCACCGACCTGGTCGTCGACCCCGAGCGGCGGACGGCGACCCTCGGAGCCGGTACCCGCTACGGCGTCGTCGCGCCCGACCTCGACCGCGCCGGGTTCGCGCTGCACAACATGGGCTCGCTCCCGCACATCTCCGTCGGCGGCGCGGTCGCCACCGGCACCCACGGCTCCGGCACCACCCTCGGCTCGCTGACCACCGCGGTCCGGTCCCTCGAACTGCTCGGCCCCGACGGTTCGCTCCGGACCGTCGACCGCACCGACCCGGCGTTCCCCGGCACCGCCCTGCACCTCGGGCTGTTCGGCATCGTGACCCGGGTCACGCTCGACCTCGAACCCACCTACCGGATGCGGCAGGACTCGTACGGGCCGTTCCCGTGGAGCACGTTCACCGACCACGTCGCCGCAGTCCACGCCGCCGGGTACTCGGTGTGCGCCTACACGGTGTTCGGCGACGAGATCAGCGAGGCGCTCGTGAAGTCCCGGGTCCCCGACGGCGCCGACGACGTCGCCGTGCCGGACGACCTGTTCGGCGCTCCCCGGCTGCCCGGCTCGCCCGGCGACGGCCACCACACGGCGCGCGACGGCTCGGTGGGACCGTGGTGGGACCGGCTGCCGCACTTCCCCATCGAGTCCGTGCCGAGCCACGGGTCCGAGGTGCAGAGCGAGCACTTCGTCCCGCTCCGGCACGCGGCGGCGGCGCTCGACGCCCTGCGCGGGCTGGCCGACCGCATCCAGCCGCACCTGCACGTGTGCGAGCTGCGGACGATGGCGGCCGACGACCTCTGGCTGAGCCCGACCCAGGGCGAGGACGTGCTCTGCATCGCGTTCACCTGGCAGAAGCACCCGGAGGCGGTCGCTGCGCTGCTGCCCGACCTCGAGGCGCGGCTCGCCCCGTTCGACGGGCGACCGCACTGGGGCAAGATGAGCTCGCTCGACGGCGACGCGATCGCGCAGCTGTACCCGCGGGTGGCGGACGTCCGTGAGCTGATCGCACGAGCCGACCCGGACCGGACGTTCGCATCCGCGTTCGGCGAGCGGGTGCTGCGGGCCTGA
- the nadB gene encoding L-aspartate oxidase, whose translation MHVVIVGSGIAGLTAAIRASAVHDVTLVTKGALADSATAYAQGGVAVALGADDSAALHQADTHVAAAGSADARAVEVLCSDGPARVRDLLALGVPFDRSTDPASLDRYGDDLARGREAAHGRWRVVHADGDATGAAIERTLIGALHRQHVTILERTCLTDLVVRDGTVVGIDVLDLLGEPRRIDADAVVIASGGAGHLYRETTNPLVATGDGVAAAWRAGAVVADLEFVQFHPTRLAVPDGGLVSEAVRGEGAVLRDARGRRFMTAVHPDAELAPRDVVARGIAAAVRDQGGAPVLLDATGLGADFLTGRFPGLTRATRAAGFDWTRQGVPVSPAAHYSMGGIATDAEGRTSLPGLLAIGEAACTGVHGANRLASNSLLEGLVFAVRAADAVAGPRPGLLRLRGNADLRVTSVPRAADVIRASRQTWPGGPDHRDGSADVRQAVQSVMTDRVGLLRDAAGLASARRDLDALSAPATGGVREHEDRALLDLARLVALAAETRTESRGAHARTDHPDTDPAAPASYAWVAETVTRHIAVPQEVPA comes from the coding sequence GTGCACGTCGTCATCGTCGGCTCCGGCATCGCCGGGCTGACCGCAGCGATCCGTGCCAGCGCCGTCCACGACGTCACGCTGGTGACGAAGGGCGCGCTCGCCGACAGTGCCACGGCGTACGCCCAGGGCGGGGTCGCGGTGGCGCTCGGTGCCGACGACTCGGCGGCACTGCACCAGGCCGACACCCACGTCGCGGCGGCCGGCAGCGCGGACGCGCGCGCCGTCGAGGTCCTCTGCAGCGACGGACCGGCCCGGGTCCGCGACCTGCTCGCCCTCGGTGTGCCGTTCGACCGCTCGACCGATCCGGCGAGCCTCGACCGGTACGGCGACGACCTGGCGCGTGGTCGCGAGGCCGCGCACGGCCGCTGGCGCGTGGTGCACGCCGACGGCGACGCGACCGGCGCGGCGATCGAGCGCACGCTCATCGGCGCGCTGCACCGTCAGCACGTCACGATCCTCGAGCGCACCTGCCTCACCGACCTGGTCGTCCGGGACGGCACCGTCGTCGGCATCGACGTCCTCGACCTGCTCGGCGAACCCCGACGGATCGACGCCGACGCCGTCGTGATCGCCTCCGGGGGAGCGGGACACCTGTACCGCGAGACCACCAACCCGCTCGTGGCGACGGGGGACGGCGTGGCCGCCGCGTGGCGCGCCGGAGCGGTCGTCGCCGACCTCGAGTTCGTCCAGTTCCACCCGACCCGCCTCGCAGTGCCGGACGGCGGGCTCGTCTCCGAGGCCGTCCGCGGCGAGGGGGCCGTCCTCCGCGACGCGCGCGGACGCCGCTTCATGACGGCGGTGCACCCGGACGCCGAGCTCGCTCCGCGCGACGTCGTCGCCCGCGGCATCGCCGCCGCCGTCCGCGACCAAGGCGGCGCACCCGTGCTCCTCGACGCCACCGGGCTCGGTGCGGACTTCCTGACCGGACGCTTCCCCGGACTCACCCGGGCCACCCGCGCGGCCGGTTTCGACTGGACCCGACAGGGCGTGCCGGTGTCCCCGGCGGCCCACTACTCGATGGGCGGCATCGCCACCGACGCCGAGGGGCGCACCAGCCTTCCGGGGCTGCTGGCCATCGGCGAGGCCGCCTGCACCGGGGTCCACGGCGCGAACCGTCTGGCCTCGAACTCCCTTCTCGAGGGACTCGTCTTCGCGGTCCGCGCAGCGGACGCGGTCGCCGGACCCCGGCCCGGCCTGCTCCGCCTGCGGGGGAACGCAGACCTGCGCGTGACCAGCGTTCCCCGAGCGGCGGACGTGATCCGGGCCTCCCGTCAGACCTGGCCAGGAGGCCCGGATCACCGTGACGGGTCCGCGGACGTCCGCCAGGCGGTCCAGTCCGTCATGACCGACCGCGTCGGGCTGCTGCGCGACGCCGCCGGACTGGCGAGCGCCCGGCGGGACCTCGACGCGCTCTCCGCGCCCGCCACCGGCGGCGTGCGCGAGCACGAGGACCGCGCACTGCTCGACCTGGCACGGCTGGTGGCGCTCGCCGCCGAGACCCGCACCGAGTCACGCGGCGCCCACGCCCGCACCGACCACCCCGACACCGATCCAGCAGCTCCGGCCTCGTACGCCTGGGTCGCCGAGACGGTCACTCGACACATCGCCGTTCCGCAGGAGGTTCCCGCATGA
- a CDS encoding NUDIX domain-containing protein, which translates to MDEAGIRVAVSTVIVALRPHPDTGAPALWMPLVRRVAEPFEGSWALPGGWVGVDEGLEDSAAARLRETTNVQPRYLEQLYAFGDVGRSPSRVVSIVYWALVHPDEANVVPDDWNVRWFLADEHPPLAFDHDRIVEYALWRLRTKMSYSRIAQAFLGDRFTLAELRGVYEAVLGRALDPANFRRQVEKTDAILPTDETTSGGRHRPARLYRSNPDLAYADNGPLQQGTRPQNR; encoded by the coding sequence ATGGACGAAGCAGGCATCCGCGTCGCGGTCTCGACCGTGATCGTCGCGCTGCGCCCACACCCCGACACCGGGGCCCCGGCGCTGTGGATGCCGCTGGTGCGCCGGGTGGCCGAACCGTTCGAGGGGTCGTGGGCCCTGCCCGGCGGCTGGGTCGGCGTCGACGAGGGGCTCGAGGACTCCGCCGCGGCGCGCCTGCGCGAGACGACGAACGTCCAGCCCCGCTACCTCGAACAGCTCTACGCGTTCGGCGACGTCGGCCGCTCACCGAGCCGGGTGGTGTCGATCGTGTACTGGGCACTCGTGCACCCGGACGAGGCGAACGTCGTGCCGGACGACTGGAACGTCCGCTGGTTCCTCGCCGATGAGCACCCGCCGCTCGCCTTCGACCACGACCGGATCGTGGAGTACGCACTCTGGCGGCTCCGCACCAAGATGTCGTACTCCCGCATCGCCCAGGCCTTCCTGGGGGACCGGTTCACCCTCGCCGAGCTGCGTGGGGTGTACGAGGCGGTGCTCGGGCGCGCGCTCGACCCCGCGAACTTCCGTCGGCAGGTCGAGAAGACCGACGCGATCCTGCCGACCGACGAGACCACGAGCGGGGGCCGGCACCGTCCGGCCCGGCTGTACCGCTCGAACCCCGACCTGGCCTACGCGGACAACGGCCCGCTGCAGCAGGGCACACGACCGCAGAACCGATAG
- the nadC gene encoding carboxylating nicotinate-nucleotide diphosphorylase, with protein sequence MTIDPGTIPPHALRRVIETALEEDAPWGDVTSETLIPADATATATLAAREPGVLSGGTVFVAVMHAVDPSIRATVHADEGAAFTVGDTLATVTGSARSVLRAERVALNLVQRMSGIATATAAHVAAAAGTSARIVDTRKTTPGLRALERYAVRCGGGHNHRTSLSDAVLAKDNHLAVLLAGGIGIGDAITAARQRLGHTVHVEVEVDRIDQIEPVVAAGVDTIMLDNFTPAELETGVGIVAGRALVEASGGVSLDTVAAIAATGVDVISVGALTHSARALDLGLDIAVTAGD encoded by the coding sequence ATGACCATCGATCCCGGCACCATCCCGCCGCACGCCCTGCGCCGCGTCATCGAGACCGCGCTGGAGGAGGACGCGCCCTGGGGCGACGTCACCAGCGAGACGCTCATCCCGGCCGACGCGACCGCGACGGCGACGCTCGCAGCCCGTGAACCCGGGGTGCTGAGCGGCGGGACCGTCTTCGTGGCCGTCATGCACGCGGTCGACCCGTCGATCCGGGCGACCGTGCACGCCGACGAGGGAGCCGCGTTCACCGTCGGCGACACGCTCGCCACCGTGACGGGGTCGGCGCGTTCGGTGCTCCGCGCCGAGCGGGTGGCGCTGAACCTGGTGCAGCGCATGTCGGGCATCGCCACCGCCACCGCGGCCCACGTCGCGGCCGCAGCGGGCACCTCGGCGCGGATCGTCGACACCCGGAAGACCACGCCCGGCCTCCGTGCGCTCGAGCGGTACGCCGTGCGCTGCGGCGGCGGCCACAACCACCGCACGTCGCTGTCCGACGCCGTGCTGGCCAAGGACAACCACCTGGCCGTGCTGCTCGCCGGTGGCATCGGCATCGGTGACGCGATCACCGCTGCACGACAGCGGCTCGGACACACCGTGCACGTCGAGGTCGAGGTGGACCGCATCGACCAGATCGAGCCCGTCGTCGCGGCGGGCGTCGACACGATCATGCTCGACAACTTCACGCCGGCCGAGCTCGAGACGGGTGTCGGCATCGTCGCGGGCCGCGCGCTCGTCGAGGCGTCGGGCGGGGTGTCCCTCGACACCGTCGCGGCCATCGCCGCGACCGGGGTCGACGTCATCTCGGTGGGGGCGCTCACGCACTCGGCCCGGGCGCTCGACCTCGGGCTCGACATCGCGGTGACAGCCGGGGACTGA
- the nadA gene encoding quinolinate synthase NadA, with translation MSIATTIDLISNGKAGGSTCTPDLAMPTWDFDSRPGYGPGSSMTDVIPTSAPRQGVLPDEYKTAPTDELHERIERAKATLGDRVVVLGHFYQRDEVVRHADFLGDSFQLANAALTKPDAEAIVFCGVHFMAETADILARDDQRVILPNLAAGCSMADMADIDSVEAAWAELTAVYGTEPDADGRVPVIPVTYMNSAADLKAFCGRNGGIVCTSSNAATVLEWAFERGQRVLFFPDQHLGRNTAKAMGISTDLMPMWNPRKPLGGNDTSDLQAAKVILWHGFCSVHRRFTVDQIDQARREHPGVQVIVHPECPMAVVDAADHAGSTDLIRKTVAAATEPTTFAIGTEINMVNRLAAEYPQHTIFCLDPVVCPCSTMYRIHPGYLAWVLEALVRGEVLNEIVVPAEVQADAKVALERMLAAKPRG, from the coding sequence GTGTCCATCGCGACGACCATCGACCTCATCTCGAACGGCAAGGCCGGCGGCAGCACCTGCACGCCCGACCTCGCCATGCCCACGTGGGACTTCGACTCCCGGCCCGGGTACGGCCCGGGCTCGTCGATGACCGACGTCATCCCGACGAGCGCACCGCGGCAGGGCGTGCTGCCGGACGAGTACAAGACCGCGCCGACCGACGAGCTGCACGAACGCATCGAGCGGGCGAAGGCGACGCTCGGCGACCGGGTCGTCGTCCTCGGGCACTTCTACCAGCGCGACGAGGTCGTCCGGCACGCGGACTTCCTCGGTGACTCGTTCCAGCTCGCCAACGCGGCGCTGACGAAGCCCGACGCCGAGGCCATCGTGTTCTGCGGTGTGCACTTCATGGCCGAGACCGCCGACATCCTGGCCCGCGACGACCAGCGCGTCATCCTGCCGAACCTCGCGGCCGGCTGCTCGATGGCGGACATGGCCGACATCGACAGCGTCGAGGCCGCCTGGGCCGAGCTGACCGCCGTCTACGGCACCGAGCCCGACGCCGACGGCCGGGTGCCCGTCATCCCCGTCACCTACATGAACTCCGCTGCCGACCTCAAGGCGTTCTGCGGGCGCAACGGCGGCATCGTCTGCACCAGCTCGAACGCCGCGACGGTGCTCGAGTGGGCGTTCGAGCGCGGGCAGCGCGTGCTGTTCTTCCCCGACCAGCACCTCGGTCGCAACACCGCCAAGGCCATGGGGATCAGCACCGACCTGATGCCGATGTGGAACCCCCGGAAGCCCCTGGGCGGCAACGACACGAGCGACCTCCAAGCGGCGAAGGTCATCCTCTGGCACGGCTTCTGCTCGGTGCACCGTCGCTTCACGGTCGACCAGATCGACCAGGCCCGACGCGAGCACCCCGGTGTCCAGGTCATCGTCCACCCGGAGTGCCCGATGGCCGTCGTCGACGCCGCCGACCACGCCGGCAGCACCGACCTGATCCGGAAGACCGTCGCCGCGGCCACCGAACCGACCACGTTCGCGATCGGCACCGAGATCAACATGGTGAACCGGCTCGCCGCCGAGTACCCGCAGCACACGATCTTCTGCCTCGACCCGGTCGTCTGCCCGTGCTCGACGATGTACCGGATCCACCCGGGCTACCTCGCCTGGGTGCTCGAGGCCCTGGTGCGCGGCGAGGTCCTCAACGAGATCGTCGTCCCCGCCGAGGTCCAGGCCGACGCCAAGGTCGCGCTCGAGCGCATGCTCGCGGCGAAGCCGCGCGGCTGA
- a CDS encoding acylphosphatase: MTTVTRMHAVVSGTVQGVGFRYWTARKADGLDLVGYARNLWDGTVEVEAEGPSVAVETLMECLRSGPPSATVTDVELRPVVPHGDADGFAILH; this comes from the coding sequence ATGACGACGGTGACGAGGATGCATGCCGTGGTGTCGGGGACCGTCCAGGGGGTCGGCTTCCGGTACTGGACGGCACGGAAGGCCGACGGGCTCGACCTCGTCGGGTACGCCAGGAACCTCTGGGACGGCACCGTCGAGGTCGAGGCCGAGGGGCCGTCGGTCGCGGTCGAGACGTTGATGGAGTGCCTGCGGAGCGGGCCGCCGTCGGCCACCGTGACCGATGTCGAGCTCCGGCCGGTCGTGCCGCACGGCGACGCCGACGGGTTCGCGATCCTGCACTGA
- a CDS encoding MDR family MFS transporter: MTQAVDSAPRTGSVSQPTAAETRLVIGLLLVSAFVVILNETIMGVALPRLMDDLDISAATGQWLTTGFLLTMAVVIPITGFLLQRFNTRPVFVWAMGLFSAGTLIALLAPGFTLLLVGRIVQASGTAIMMPLLMTTVLTLVDPAHRGRIMGNISIVISVAPAIGPTISGLILNAFSWRWLFGFVLPIAIAALILGMVKVRNVSTPRRAPLDVFSVILSAFAFGGIVYGLSSIGEAGTTGLFVPVTALVVGAVALAVFILRQTRLQRTDSALLDLRTFQTRGFTVPIVAMALSFMAMFGTLILLPIYLERVLGLEVLNVGLLLLPGGLLMGLLSPIVGRIYDRRGPRVLLIPGSIIVSAVLWALSTVGVDTSVWFVLGAHVVLSIGLALTFTPLFTAALGGLPPKLYSHGSAVLGTAQQLAGAAGTALFVTLLTIGAATAATGAGADAVAAATASGVKTAFLVGAVISLFGILASVFVTRPAVPEGAPTPPPAH; the protein is encoded by the coding sequence ATGACCCAGGCCGTCGATTCCGCCCCCCGCACGGGAAGCGTCTCGCAACCGACCGCTGCCGAGACCCGACTCGTGATCGGGCTGCTGCTCGTGTCCGCGTTCGTCGTCATCCTCAACGAGACGATCATGGGTGTAGCGCTGCCGCGGCTCATGGACGACCTCGACATCAGTGCGGCGACCGGGCAGTGGCTGACCACCGGATTCCTGCTCACCATGGCGGTCGTCATCCCGATCACCGGGTTCCTGCTGCAGCGGTTCAACACCCGCCCCGTCTTCGTCTGGGCGATGGGCCTGTTCTCGGCCGGCACCCTGATCGCCCTGCTCGCGCCCGGGTTCACGCTGCTGCTCGTCGGCCGCATCGTCCAGGCGAGCGGCACCGCGATCATGATGCCGCTCCTGATGACGACGGTGCTCACCCTCGTCGACCCGGCCCACCGTGGCCGCATCATGGGCAACATCTCGATCGTCATCTCGGTCGCGCCGGCCATCGGCCCGACGATCTCCGGGCTCATCCTCAACGCGTTCTCGTGGCGCTGGCTGTTCGGCTTCGTCCTGCCGATCGCGATCGCCGCGCTCATCCTCGGCATGGTCAAGGTCCGCAACGTCTCGACGCCCCGCCGGGCACCGCTCGACGTGTTCTCGGTGATCCTGTCCGCGTTCGCGTTCGGTGGGATCGTCTACGGCCTGTCCAGCATCGGCGAGGCCGGCACCACCGGCCTGTTCGTCCCGGTCACCGCGCTCGTCGTCGGTGCCGTCGCCCTGGCGGTGTTCATCCTCCGACAGACCCGCCTGCAGCGCACCGACAGCGCCCTGCTCGACCTGCGCACCTTCCAGACCCGCGGCTTCACCGTCCCGATCGTCGCGATGGCGCTGAGCTTCATGGCGATGTTCGGCACGCTCATCCTGCTGCCGATCTACCTGGAGCGCGTCCTCGGGCTCGAGGTCCTGAACGTCGGACTGCTGCTGCTCCCGGGCGGGCTGCTCATGGGGCTCCTCTCCCCCATCGTCGGGCGCATCTACGACCGTCGCGGACCGCGCGTGCTGCTCATCCCCGGCTCGATCATCGTCAGCGCGGTGCTCTGGGCGCTCTCCACGGTCGGCGTGGACACCAGCGTGTGGTTCGTCCTCGGGGCGCACGTCGTGCTGAGCATCGGCCTGGCGCTCACCTTCACCCCGCTGTTCACGGCGGCACTCGGTGGCCTGCCCCCGAAGCTCTACTCCCACGGCAGCGCGGTCCTCGGCACGGCGCAGCAGCTCGCCGGAGCCGCCGGCACCGCCCTGTTCGTCACCCTGCTCACGATCGGCGCGGCCACGGCAGCGACCGGCGCCGGCGCGGACGCCGTGGCCGCAGCGACCGCCTCGGGCGTGAAGACCGCGTTCCTGGTCGGCGCGGTGATCTCGCTGTTCGGCATCCTGGCATCGGTCTTCGTCACCCGTCCGGCGGTGCCCGAGGGCGCGCCGACGCCCCCGCCCGCGCACTGA
- a CDS encoding MetQ/NlpA family ABC transporter substrate-binding protein, with the protein MSAAPALPEKPKGKRPIGWIIAAVIVVVAIVVAVIVGVVRSGGDNGGAAAGDAAPKTVTIGVSDKSLPYWNTYVKAAKEQLNVTVKLQNFSDYSLPNPALKDKQIDINQFQHIQYLANYNVTSDDDLQPIGATAVYPLPLYSTKVSDVADFEDGAKVAIPNDAINEARALLVLQAADLLELKDGGNAFSTTADITSHKVDVQTLDASQTANALQQGSVEGAIVNVNYATSAGLDTKDAIFQDDPKSASAAPYVNVFAVRDADKTNKTYLDLAKLFQDDAVQKVFAKDYPDAVPSDESAASLQKELTTVESDAKAAAE; encoded by the coding sequence ATGTCCGCAGCCCCCGCACTGCCCGAGAAGCCGAAGGGCAAGCGCCCGATCGGCTGGATCATCGCCGCCGTCATCGTCGTCGTGGCGATCGTCGTCGCCGTCATCGTCGGAGTCGTGCGCTCCGGGGGCGACAACGGTGGCGCTGCCGCCGGTGACGCTGCGCCGAAGACCGTCACCATCGGTGTCTCGGACAAGTCGCTGCCCTACTGGAACACGTACGTGAAGGCCGCCAAGGAGCAGCTCAACGTCACCGTGAAGCTCCAGAACTTCTCGGACTACTCGCTGCCGAACCCTGCGCTCAAGGACAAGCAGATCGACATCAACCAGTTCCAGCACATCCAGTACCTGGCGAACTACAACGTCACCTCGGACGACGACCTGCAGCCGATCGGCGCGACGGCCGTCTACCCGCTGCCGCTGTACTCGACGAAGGTCTCCGACGTCGCGGACTTCGAGGACGGCGCGAAGGTCGCGATCCCGAACGACGCCATCAACGAGGCCCGTGCGCTCCTGGTCCTGCAGGCCGCTGACCTGCTCGAGCTCAAGGACGGCGGCAACGCCTTCTCGACCACGGCCGACATCACCTCGCACAAGGTCGACGTGCAGACGCTCGACGCCTCGCAGACCGCGAACGCCCTGCAGCAGGGCTCCGTCGAGGGCGCGATCGTCAACGTGAACTACGCCACCTCGGCCGGGCTCGACACCAAGGACGCGATCTTCCAGGACGACCCGAAGAGCGCCTCCGCCGCCCCGTACGTGAACGTCTTCGCCGTCCGCGACGCCGACAAGACCAACAAGACGTACCTCGACCTTGCGAAGCTGTTCCAGGACGACGCCGTGCAGAAGGTCTTCGCGAAGGACTACCCGGACGCCGTCCCGAGCGACGAGAGCGCCGCCTCGCTGCAGAAGGAGCTCACCACGGTCGAGTCCGACGCGAAGGCGGCAGCGGAGTAG
- a CDS encoding 2'-5' RNA ligase family protein, protein MRSIELVLDGPSDAAVRALWQTLVAAELPSLGHSGTNDPHVTLVAGEAVPVPTDLDVAVPEALRVAGVLLFPAGPGRHVLGLGVVVDEPLARFHRAVDAAAPGSLDSSLPGRWAPHVTLARRIRDVDLPAALRVLAADAPLPEVLTVGGLRHWDGDAKVVTRLR, encoded by the coding sequence GTGCGCAGCATCGAACTCGTCCTCGACGGCCCCTCGGACGCAGCGGTCCGGGCGCTCTGGCAGACCCTCGTCGCCGCGGAGCTGCCGAGCCTCGGCCACTCGGGCACGAACGACCCGCACGTCACCCTCGTGGCCGGCGAGGCCGTTCCCGTGCCGACGGACCTCGACGTCGCGGTGCCCGAGGCCCTGCGCGTCGCCGGTGTCCTGCTCTTCCCCGCCGGCCCCGGTCGGCACGTGCTCGGCCTCGGTGTGGTCGTCGACGAGCCACTGGCCCGCTTCCACCGCGCGGTCGACGCCGCCGCTCCGGGCTCGCTCGACTCGTCGCTGCCCGGTCGGTGGGCGCCGCACGTCACCCTCGCTCGGCGGATCCGCGACGTCGACCTGCCGGCGGCGCTCCGGGTCCTCGCTGCGGACGCGCCCCTGCCCGAGGTGCTCACCGTGGGCGGTCTCCGGCACTGGGACGGGGATGCGAAGGTGGTCACCCGCCTGCGCTGA
- a CDS encoding cysteine desulfurase family protein has product MFYLDRAATTPVRREVLEAMWPYLTGVFGNPSSTHGVGDEAARGLAAARATVAGVLGCRPAEVVFTTGGTEGANTAVKGIALAAPRGRHVVTSAIEHEAVLESCAYLARFHGFDVTVLPVASDGLVDPSVLRAALRPDTTLVSIAHADNEIGTVQDVPALAAEAHAVGARFHTDAVQSAPWLPVGLDVLGVDALSLSGHKLGAPKGTGVLLVRSGVPVEPLLHGGGQERGRRSGTEDVAGAVAVATALGLVAAGGAAAAGGAAASATATTVRDAVLDGVLAAVPGAFVTGSREHRLPGHASFCFPGVNGETVLLELEQRDVVSSSGSACAAGSTEASHVLTALGIPDEVARTALRLTFDGSLGAEDVPIVVGAVADAVATVRALG; this is encoded by the coding sequence GTGTTCTACCTGGACCGGGCGGCGACGACCCCCGTCCGACGCGAGGTCCTCGAGGCGATGTGGCCGTACCTGACCGGGGTGTTCGGCAACCCGTCGTCGACGCACGGTGTCGGGGACGAGGCCGCGCGCGGGCTCGCGGCCGCACGGGCCACGGTCGCCGGCGTGCTCGGCTGCCGCCCGGCCGAGGTCGTCTTCACCACGGGTGGGACCGAGGGTGCGAACACCGCGGTCAAGGGGATCGCGCTCGCCGCCCCACGCGGACGCCACGTCGTCACCAGTGCGATCGAGCACGAGGCCGTGCTCGAGAGCTGCGCGTACCTGGCACGCTTCCACGGCTTCGACGTCACGGTGCTGCCGGTCGCGTCGGACGGCCTGGTCGACCCGTCGGTGCTGCGCGCGGCGCTCCGGCCGGACACGACGCTCGTGTCGATCGCGCACGCCGACAACGAGATCGGCACCGTGCAGGACGTCCCGGCGCTCGCCGCCGAGGCCCACGCGGTCGGCGCGCGCTTCCACACCGACGCCGTGCAGTCCGCGCCGTGGCTGCCGGTCGGGCTCGACGTCCTGGGGGTCGACGCGCTGTCACTGTCCGGGCACAAGCTCGGTGCTCCGAAGGGGACCGGGGTGCTCCTGGTCCGCTCGGGGGTCCCCGTCGAACCCCTGCTGCACGGCGGCGGACAGGAGCGGGGCCGACGCTCCGGCACCGAGGACGTCGCCGGCGCGGTGGCGGTCGCGACGGCGCTCGGGCTGGTGGCCGCCGGCGGAGCTGCTGCCGCCGGTGGCGCTGCAGCCTCCGCCACCGCGACGACCGTCCGTGACGCCGTGCTCGACGGGGTGCTCGCCGCCGTCCCGGGGGCGTTCGTGACCGGCTCGCGCGAGCACCGGCTGCCCGGGCACGCGTCGTTCTGCTTCCCCGGGGTCAACGGCGAGACCGTGCTGCTCGAACTGGAGCAGCGCGACGTCGTGTCGTCATCCGGCAGCGCCTGCGCCGCCGGCAGCACCGAGGCGTCGCACGTGCTCACCGCGCTCGGGATCCCGGACGAGGTCGCCCGCACCGCGCTCCGACTCACCTTCGACGGTTCCCTCGGCGCCGAGGACGTACCGATCGTCGTCGGAGCGGTCGCGGACGCCGTGGCCACCGTCCGCGCACTCGGTTGA